In Mycolicibacterium mucogenicum DSM 44124, the following are encoded in one genomic region:
- a CDS encoding glutamine amidotransferase, translating into MCGIVGLHLRNPELYPRLGELLAGMLTAMEARGADSAGIAVYGDPQWSPPGQSTISLIEVGESREQVAEALGARLGAEITVIARDVTYLVSASTTPEALLAAAKVEYPHALVGGFGTDVAVLKGVGTPTSLVGNWGLAGAQGWQGVGHTRMATESAVTPSGAHPYAVGPDQCLVHNGSFANHAGIRRDLRAAGVEFDSENDTEVGARFVAHELAAGSDVEQALTDLTTTFDGFYTLLVSNSDSFAIVRDAIACKPAVIAETTDWVAMASEFRALAHLPGIEDARIWEPEPEVVYAWSREAVPA; encoded by the coding sequence ATGTGCGGAATCGTCGGGTTGCACCTGCGCAACCCCGAGCTCTATCCCAGGCTGGGTGAACTGTTGGCCGGCATGCTGACCGCCATGGAGGCGCGCGGCGCCGACTCCGCCGGGATCGCCGTGTATGGAGACCCCCAATGGTCACCGCCGGGTCAGAGCACCATCTCGCTGATCGAAGTCGGCGAGTCCCGCGAACAGGTCGCGGAAGCACTCGGCGCCCGCCTGGGCGCCGAAATCACCGTAATCGCGCGCGATGTGACGTATCTGGTGTCGGCGTCCACGACACCCGAGGCACTACTCGCGGCGGCCAAGGTGGAGTACCCGCACGCCCTCGTCGGGGGATTCGGCACCGATGTGGCGGTGCTCAAGGGTGTCGGCACGCCCACGTCGCTGGTCGGGAATTGGGGGCTGGCCGGTGCACAGGGCTGGCAGGGCGTCGGTCATACCCGGATGGCCACCGAATCGGCAGTGACGCCCAGTGGCGCACATCCGTATGCGGTGGGCCCGGATCAGTGTTTGGTGCACAACGGTTCGTTCGCCAACCATGCCGGTATCCGGCGCGACCTGCGCGCCGCCGGCGTCGAATTCGATTCCGAGAACGACACCGAGGTCGGTGCCCGCTTCGTGGCCCACGAGCTGGCCGCGGGATCCGATGTCGAGCAGGCACTGACCGATCTGACAACAACATTCGACGGCTTCTACACGCTGCTGGTCTCGAACAGCGACAGCTTCGCCATCGTGCGCGACGCCATCGCGTGCAAGCCCGCGGTGATCGCCGAAACCACGGACTGGGTGGCCATGGCATCGGAATTCCGCGCCCTGGCGCATCTTCCGGGGATCGAGGACGCCCGCATCTGGGAGCCCGAACCCGAAGTGGTCTACGCCTGGAGCCGAGAGGCGGTGCCGGCATGA
- a CDS encoding protein glxC, whose product MSDAPTTFDLSAVSLRDVNAALHADGIDGQFVITNPQGAHNVAVGVNSPVEITVHGHVGYYAAGMNQKAEITVNGNAGQGLAENMMSGVVHVTGDASQSAGATGRGGLLVIDGNAAARCGISLKGLDIVVGGSVGHMSAFMAQKGRIVIRGDAGDALGDSIYEARLYVRGEVKSLGADCIEKPMEAEHLEELAGLLKAAGYDDDPATYRRYGSARNLYHFQVHNSY is encoded by the coding sequence ATGAGCGACGCACCAACAACTTTCGACCTTTCGGCCGTGAGTCTGCGTGACGTGAATGCGGCCCTGCACGCCGACGGCATCGACGGCCAGTTCGTCATCACCAATCCCCAGGGCGCACACAACGTCGCCGTCGGGGTCAACTCGCCGGTCGAGATCACGGTCCACGGCCATGTCGGTTACTACGCCGCCGGCATGAACCAGAAGGCCGAGATCACCGTCAACGGCAATGCCGGACAAGGTCTGGCCGAGAACATGATGAGCGGTGTCGTCCACGTCACCGGCGACGCATCGCAATCGGCGGGCGCCACGGGGCGAGGCGGACTGCTCGTCATCGACGGCAATGCCGCCGCCCGGTGCGGCATCTCGCTGAAGGGGCTGGACATCGTCGTCGGTGGCTCGGTGGGCCACATGAGCGCGTTCATGGCGCAGAAGGGCCGCATCGTCATCCGCGGTGATGCCGGTGACGCCCTCGGTGACTCGATCTACGAGGCCCGGCTGTACGTCCGAGGAGAAGTGAAATCCCTTGGTGCGGACTGCATCGAGAAGCCGATGGAGGCCGAACACCTCGAGGAGCTCGCGGGCCTGCTCAAGGCGGCCGGCTACGACGACGACCCGGCCACGTACCGGCGCTACGGCTCGGCACGCAACCTCTATCACTTCCAAGTACACAACTCCTACTGA
- a CDS encoding FMN-binding glutamate synthase family protein → MTFSADDRANRGLRESATFDRATIAAIHRAAETGIYDIRGWGAKRALPHFDDLLFLGASMSRYPLEGYREKCGTDVVLGARNAKYPLHLDIPVTIAGMSFGALSGRAKEALGRGASEVGTSTTTGDGGMTPEERGHSKHLVYQYLPNRYGMNPDDLRRADAIEVVLGQGAKPGGGGMLLGQKVSERVAGMRDLPQGIDQRSASRHPDWTGPDDLTIKINELREITDWEKPIYVKVGASRTYYDVKLAVHAGADVVVVDGMQGGTAATQEVFIEHVGIPTLAAVPQAVQALQELGVHRKPDGVQLIVSGGIRTGADVAKALALGADAVAIGTAALIALGDNHPRYEAAYAQLGSAAGFFDDFQDGQDPAGITTQDPVLQQALDPVDGGRRVANYLRVLTMEAQTIARACGKAHVTHLEPEDMVAVSIEAAAMARVPLAGTSWIPGHSAAGGF, encoded by the coding sequence ATGACCTTCTCGGCAGACGACCGCGCCAACCGCGGTCTACGTGAGTCCGCGACCTTCGACCGCGCCACCATCGCCGCCATCCACCGGGCAGCGGAGACCGGCATCTACGACATCCGCGGCTGGGGCGCCAAGCGCGCACTCCCCCACTTCGACGACCTCCTCTTCCTCGGCGCCTCGATGTCGCGCTACCCCCTCGAGGGCTATCGGGAGAAGTGCGGTACCGACGTGGTGCTGGGCGCACGGAATGCCAAATACCCACTGCACCTGGATATCCCGGTCACCATCGCCGGCATGTCGTTCGGGGCGCTGTCCGGCCGGGCCAAGGAGGCGCTCGGGCGCGGCGCCTCAGAAGTGGGTACGTCCACCACCACGGGTGACGGCGGCATGACGCCTGAGGAACGCGGCCACTCCAAACACCTTGTCTACCAATATCTGCCGAACCGGTACGGGATGAATCCGGATGACCTACGCCGCGCCGACGCCATCGAGGTGGTGCTGGGCCAGGGCGCCAAACCCGGCGGTGGCGGAATGCTGCTGGGCCAGAAGGTCTCCGAACGCGTCGCCGGGATGCGCGATCTGCCGCAGGGTATCGACCAGCGCTCGGCGTCGCGGCACCCCGACTGGACCGGCCCCGATGACCTGACCATCAAGATCAACGAGCTCCGTGAGATCACCGACTGGGAGAAGCCGATCTACGTGAAGGTCGGCGCGTCGCGCACGTACTACGACGTCAAACTCGCGGTACACGCCGGCGCGGACGTCGTGGTGGTCGACGGGATGCAGGGCGGCACGGCGGCCACCCAGGAGGTCTTCATCGAACACGTCGGCATCCCGACCCTGGCCGCGGTACCGCAAGCGGTGCAGGCCCTGCAGGAGCTCGGCGTGCACCGCAAGCCCGACGGCGTCCAATTGATCGTCTCGGGCGGTATCCGCACCGGCGCCGACGTCGCCAAGGCGCTGGCGCTCGGCGCCGACGCCGTCGCGATCGGCACCGCCGCACTGATCGCGCTCGGCGACAACCACCCCAGGTACGAGGCCGCGTACGCCCAACTCGGCTCGGCGGCAGGCTTTTTCGACGATTTCCAGGATGGCCAGGACCCGGCCGGCATCACGACGCAGGACCCGGTGCTGCAGCAGGCACTGGATCCGGTCGACGGCGGCCGCCGCGTCGCCAACTACCTGCGGGTGCTGACCATGGAGGCACAGACCATCGCACGCGCCTGCGGCAAGGCGCACGTCACGCACCTGGAGCCCGAAGACATGGTTGCCGTGTCCATCGAGGCTGCCGCCATGGCACGGGTGCCCCTGGCCGGGACGTCGTGGATTCCGGGCCACTCCGCGGCAGGTGGTTTCTGA
- a CDS encoding NAD(P)/FAD-dependent oxidoreductase gives MASKAVVIGGGLIGLSIANSLTERGLTDVLVLERHQLASGGTGKSSGIVRAHYGVPSIAAMAWRSLPVIEQLGDAVGFRQVGYAVLVGEDNVDALSANTAMHQSLGVEVELIDADTLQKLWPMLETSDVALASYEPRGGFADATQLALHFGQTARAAGARIRQNTPVARVVTAGDKVTGVMLENGDLIDADLVIVANGWWSAKLLAAMGIDFPIEAYRSELLIVDAGTPLPDLPVISDLISLQYCRVEGSGQFLVGNSDHADFQKKFVDPDNYSNVAAEASVLAYGEKVMHRFPGFPEPAVTHTYAGVYDVPPDWNPVIAPVGGVDGLILAAGFAGHGFKISPAVGELVADLVFEGDSTDPDIPATDFRLERFAEGKPLNSLHPYVGAGEMR, from the coding sequence ATGGCATCGAAAGCCGTGGTCATCGGCGGCGGCCTCATCGGTCTGTCCATCGCGAACTCCCTCACTGAGCGCGGACTCACGGATGTCCTTGTACTGGAACGGCATCAGCTGGCCAGCGGTGGAACCGGAAAATCATCGGGCATCGTTCGCGCCCACTACGGTGTGCCATCGATCGCCGCAATGGCCTGGCGCAGCCTGCCGGTGATCGAACAGCTGGGAGACGCCGTCGGGTTCCGCCAGGTCGGCTACGCCGTGCTGGTCGGTGAGGACAACGTCGATGCGCTGAGTGCGAACACGGCCATGCACCAATCGCTCGGCGTCGAGGTCGAACTGATCGACGCCGACACCCTGCAGAAACTGTGGCCGATGCTCGAAACGTCCGATGTGGCACTGGCATCGTACGAACCACGGGGCGGATTCGCCGACGCCACCCAGCTGGCACTGCACTTCGGGCAGACGGCCCGCGCGGCGGGCGCCAGGATCCGGCAGAACACGCCCGTCGCCCGTGTCGTGACCGCCGGCGACAAGGTCACCGGGGTCATGCTGGAGAACGGTGACCTCATCGACGCCGATCTGGTGATCGTGGCCAACGGCTGGTGGTCGGCAAAGCTGTTGGCCGCCATGGGCATCGACTTTCCCATCGAGGCGTATCGATCGGAACTGCTGATCGTCGACGCCGGCACACCTCTGCCGGACCTGCCGGTGATCTCCGACCTGATCAGCCTGCAGTACTGCCGCGTCGAAGGCTCCGGCCAGTTCCTGGTCGGCAACAGCGACCACGCGGACTTTCAGAAGAAGTTCGTCGACCCGGACAACTACTCGAATGTCGCGGCGGAGGCATCCGTCCTGGCCTACGGCGAAAAGGTGATGCACCGGTTCCCCGGCTTCCCCGAGCCGGCGGTGACCCACACCTACGCCGGCGTGTATGACGTTCCGCCGGACTGGAATCCAGTGATCGCGCCAGTCGGCGGGGTCGACGGGTTGATCCTGGCGGCCGGTTTCGCCGGCCACGGATTCAAGATCAGCCCCGCGGTCGGCGAGCTGGTTGCGGACCTGGTGTTCGAGGGTGACAGCACCGATCCCGACATCCCGGCCACGGACTTCCGGCTGGAACGGTTCGCCGAAGGCAAGCCGCTCAACAGCCTGCACCCGTACGTCGGTGCGGGCGAGATGCGCTGA
- a CDS encoding allantoate amidohydrolase has translation MPDTVTSLLAEIAGTGVDNQRGGYTRPVYSTAELDLRSWFVAHATKRGLDIETDRNGIIWAWSGGVGDDAVVTGSHLDSVPGGGAYDGPLGVASALVAFDLLAARSVGGRRAIAVFPEEEGSRFGVACLGSRLLTGAIDPDRARSLTDSSGTTFAEASRCAGIDPAHLGPDPESLGRIGTFIELHVEQGRGLIDLARPVAVASSILGHGRWRLSFTGEGNHAGTTLMADRADPMVAAARLITAVQTQARAISGARATVGRIVPVPGGTNVIASRVDLWLDVRHPEDAVTKFLVHEIAEAANAAALGEGCSVTMTEESFSATVDFDSSLRDGLSATLDDAPILGTGAGHDAGVLKDHVSTAMLFVRNPTGVSHAPSEAVESTDAEAGSVALADSLQHLLQTQSARTDPNARRLLTVDVDALRLTGGERRNATSQCGHHP, from the coding sequence ATGCCTGACACCGTCACCTCGTTGCTTGCCGAGATCGCCGGTACCGGCGTCGACAACCAGCGCGGCGGCTACACCCGACCCGTCTACTCGACCGCCGAGCTCGACCTGCGATCGTGGTTCGTCGCGCACGCGACAAAGCGCGGCCTGGACATCGAGACCGACCGCAACGGGATCATCTGGGCCTGGTCGGGCGGAGTCGGCGACGACGCCGTCGTCACCGGCAGTCACCTGGATTCCGTGCCCGGCGGCGGCGCCTACGACGGACCGCTCGGGGTGGCGTCGGCGTTGGTCGCTTTCGATCTACTGGCCGCCCGCAGTGTCGGCGGGCGGCGGGCCATCGCGGTGTTCCCCGAGGAGGAGGGTTCCCGGTTCGGGGTCGCGTGCCTGGGCTCGCGGCTGCTGACCGGAGCGATCGACCCGGACCGGGCCCGATCACTGACCGACAGCAGCGGAACCACATTCGCCGAGGCAAGTCGTTGCGCCGGAATCGATCCGGCGCATCTGGGGCCCGACCCGGAGTCGCTCGGGCGGATCGGAACGTTCATCGAACTCCACGTCGAACAGGGCCGCGGGCTGATCGACCTGGCCAGGCCGGTGGCCGTCGCGTCGTCCATCCTCGGCCACGGCCGGTGGCGGCTGTCGTTCACCGGCGAGGGCAACCACGCCGGCACGACGCTCATGGCGGACCGGGCCGACCCAATGGTGGCCGCCGCCCGGCTGATCACGGCAGTCCAGACACAGGCGCGGGCCATCAGCGGCGCACGCGCCACCGTCGGCCGGATCGTCCCGGTGCCCGGCGGCACCAACGTCATCGCCTCGCGCGTGGATCTCTGGCTGGACGTACGTCACCCCGAAGACGCGGTGACCAAGTTCCTGGTGCACGAGATCGCGGAGGCCGCCAACGCCGCCGCCCTCGGCGAAGGCTGCAGTGTCACCATGACCGAGGAATCATTCAGCGCCACTGTTGATTTTGATTCATCGTTGCGTGACGGGTTGAGCGCTACGCTCGATGACGCACCGATACTGGGCACCGGCGCGGGGCATGATGCCGGGGTCTTGAAGGACCATGTGAGCACCGCAATGTTGTTCGTGCGCAACCCAACCGGCGTCTCCCACGCGCCCTCCGAAGCTGTCGAGAGCACCGACGCCGAGGCCGGCTCGGTCGCCCTGGCCGACAGCCTGCAGCATCTCCTCCAGACCCAGTCGGCGCGGACGGATCCCAACGCGCGCCGTCTACTGACAGTGGACGTTGATGCGTTACGGTTGACGGGTGGAGAACGACGAAACGCTACTTCGCAATGCGGGCACCACCCGTAA
- a CDS encoding helix-turn-helix domain-containing protein, whose protein sequence is MENDETLLRNAGTTRNRRPDDKVEELELEVAIARNVRQLRHNSGLSVGEMAARIGISKAMLSKVENAQTSCSLSTLALLSKGFDVPVTYLFRGADTERPASFVKAGKGTPIVRSGSQAGHEYELLGGLRGEHKRLECLMVTLNEDSEVYPLFQHPGTEFIYMLDGVMDYGHGHSEYRLEPGDSLQFDGEGVHGPTRLIRLPIRFVSVIAFPDGAI, encoded by the coding sequence GTGGAGAACGACGAAACGCTACTTCGCAATGCGGGCACCACCCGTAACCGACGGCCCGACGACAAGGTCGAGGAACTCGAGCTCGAGGTCGCCATCGCGCGCAATGTTCGTCAGCTGCGCCACAATTCGGGTCTGTCGGTCGGCGAGATGGCGGCCCGCATCGGCATCTCCAAGGCCATGCTTTCCAAGGTGGAGAACGCCCAAACATCCTGCTCGCTGAGCACCCTTGCGCTGCTGTCCAAAGGTTTCGACGTACCGGTGACATACCTGTTCCGCGGCGCCGACACCGAGCGGCCCGCGTCGTTCGTCAAAGCCGGCAAGGGCACCCCGATCGTCCGCAGCGGCTCACAAGCCGGCCACGAATACGAACTGCTGGGCGGGCTCCGCGGCGAGCACAAGCGCCTGGAATGCCTGATGGTGACGCTCAACGAGGACAGTGAGGTCTACCCGCTGTTCCAGCATCCCGGGACCGAATTCATCTACATGCTCGACGGCGTCATGGACTACGGCCATGGCCATTCCGAGTACCGGCTCGAGCCCGGCGACTCGCTGCAGTTCGACGGTGAGGGCGTCCACGGGCCGACCCGGCTGATCCGGCTGCCGATCCGTTTTGTGTCGGTCATCGCATTCCCCGATGGCGCGATATAG
- a CDS encoding nucleoside hydrolase: MTGGLLPAGQARVQPVFADVDTGVDDAMALAYLLASADAELVGIASTAGNVPVDQVCVNNLGLLQLCGVGPIPVSRGSSVPLVAPLRTAEDTHGPQGLGYAELPEPSAESETGGVLTEYDAAEAWIQAAREYPGELIGLVTGPLTSFALALRQEPSLPRLLRRLVIMGGAFDYRGNTTPVSEWNISVDPEAAAEVFSVWGAAWGLEDPAHLPIVLGLNLTENVAMTPSLLSRLATAAGGPSSPMSVLDDRGTRSSSSNPLIRVLEDAMRFYFEFHFDQGEGYLAHLHDPLAAAVALDPDIVRYQQATVDVELLGTLTRGMTVADWRGHWGRQPNAHIGIEVDPVAFFDRFIERVGAFASKL; this comes from the coding sequence ATGACAGGGGGCTTACTACCCGCCGGCCAGGCTAGGGTGCAGCCGGTTTTTGCCGATGTCGACACCGGCGTAGACGACGCGATGGCACTGGCCTACCTGCTGGCCAGCGCCGACGCCGAGCTGGTGGGCATCGCGTCCACCGCGGGCAACGTCCCCGTCGACCAGGTATGCGTCAACAACCTGGGGTTGCTGCAGCTGTGCGGTGTCGGCCCCATCCCGGTATCCAGGGGCTCGAGCGTCCCGCTGGTCGCGCCGTTGCGCACCGCCGAGGACACCCACGGCCCGCAGGGGCTGGGCTATGCGGAACTGCCCGAGCCCAGTGCCGAGTCCGAGACCGGTGGCGTGCTCACCGAGTACGACGCCGCCGAGGCCTGGATTCAGGCCGCCCGCGAATACCCCGGCGAGTTGATCGGTCTTGTCACGGGCCCGCTGACCAGCTTCGCGCTGGCACTGCGGCAGGAACCGTCACTCCCCCGGCTGTTGCGACGGCTGGTGATCATGGGCGGGGCCTTCGACTACCGCGGCAACACCACGCCGGTGTCCGAGTGGAACATCAGCGTCGACCCGGAGGCCGCGGCCGAGGTGTTCTCGGTCTGGGGCGCGGCGTGGGGTCTGGAGGACCCGGCCCACCTGCCAATTGTGCTGGGGCTCAACCTGACCGAGAACGTTGCGATGACGCCGTCACTGCTGAGCCGGCTGGCGACCGCAGCGGGCGGCCCGTCGTCGCCGATGAGCGTGCTGGACGATCGTGGGACGCGGTCATCGTCGTCCAACCCGTTGATCCGGGTGCTGGAAGACGCCATGCGGTTCTACTTCGAGTTCCATTTCGACCAGGGCGAGGGTTATCTGGCACACCTGCACGATCCGCTCGCGGCGGCCGTCGCGCTGGACCCGGACATCGTCCGGTACCAGCAGGCGACGGTCGATGTGGAACTGCTGGGCACGCTGACACGCGGCATGACGGTCGCCGACTGGCGCGGGCACTGGGGACGCCAGCCCAATGCCCACATCGGTATCGAGGTCGACCCGGTGGCGTTCTTCGATCGGTTCATCGAGCGGGTCGGGGCCTTCGCGTCCAAGCTATGA
- a CDS encoding organic hydroperoxide resistance protein yields MKTLYTAEALATGEGRDGHGRTSDGKLDLDLAIPKEMGGSGNGTNPEQLFAIGYAACYHSALRLVAREAKADVTDSSVGARVSLGQLDNGGFGLAVELEITLPNLEHDAAQELADKAHQVCPYSNATRGNIDVKITVTDD; encoded by the coding sequence ATGAAGACGCTGTACACCGCAGAAGCCCTGGCCACCGGCGAAGGTCGCGACGGCCACGGCCGCACCTCCGACGGCAAGCTGGACCTGGATCTGGCCATCCCGAAGGAGATGGGTGGCAGCGGCAACGGCACCAACCCCGAGCAGCTGTTCGCCATCGGCTACGCCGCCTGCTACCACTCGGCACTGCGCTTGGTCGCCCGCGAAGCCAAGGCTGACGTCACCGATTCGTCTGTGGGGGCCCGGGTTTCGCTCGGACAGCTGGACAACGGCGGATTCGGCCTGGCGGTCGAGCTGGAGATCACCCTGCCCAACCTGGAGCACGACGCCGCGCAGGAGCTCGCGGACAAGGCCCACCAGGTCTGCCCCTACTCCAACGCCACTCGCGGCAACATCGACGTCAAGATCACCGTCACCGACGACTGA
- a CDS encoding MarR family winged helix-turn-helix transcriptional regulator, giving the protein MDALTLDRQLCFALYSASRAMTAAYRPILTELNLTYPQYLVLLVLWEEDRVTVGRLGERLQLDSGTLSPLLKRLEANGFIRRERSLQDERQVEVTLTPAGRKLEGKAQCIPQQLGARMGITEREATDLRDAIHRLTDALTASH; this is encoded by the coding sequence GTGGACGCACTCACCTTGGATCGCCAACTCTGCTTCGCCTTGTACTCGGCGTCGCGAGCGATGACGGCGGCCTACCGGCCGATCCTGACCGAGCTGAACCTCACTTACCCGCAGTACCTCGTGCTGCTGGTGCTGTGGGAAGAGGATCGGGTCACGGTCGGGCGCCTGGGTGAGCGGCTGCAGCTGGATTCGGGGACTCTCTCACCGCTACTGAAACGGTTGGAAGCCAATGGATTCATCCGTCGTGAACGGTCGCTGCAGGACGAGCGTCAGGTCGAGGTGACTCTGACTCCGGCCGGCCGCAAGCTCGAAGGGAAGGCCCAGTGCATTCCCCAACAGCTGGGCGCCCGGATGGGCATCACCGAGCGGGAAGCAACAGACCTGCGCGATGCGATTCACCGATTGACCGATGCGCTCACCGCATCGCACTGA
- a CDS encoding DNA polymerase Y family protein, with translation MSRVLAIWCMDWPAVAAAVAAGLPVTEPVAVTLANRVAACSASARASGVRRGLRRREAQARCPQLHVATADPARDARHFEGVTAAVDEVVPRAEVLRPGLLVLPVRGAARYFGSEQTAAERLVDAVGAAGVECQVGIADQLPTAVFAARAGRILAPGEDAQFLAGLSIRQLATEPSLSGEGREELADLLWRMGIRTIGQFAALSRTDVASRFGTDAVVAHRFSRGEPARRPSGPETPADLDAVMDCDPPIDRVDAAAFAGRSLAGRLHRSLESAGVGCTRLAIDAVTANGEELQRVWRCAEPLTEDATADRVRWQLDGWLTRRGLGGAGPTGPITVLRLHPVEVVSAAALQLPLWGSSGDDDRMRARRALVRVQGLLGPEAVQVPVLSGGRGPAERITLTPLGDEVVPLNDPTQPWPGRLPEPAPVVLLDDPVELVDVRGDSVRVTDRGMFSTDPVGLTGSGYRGALRWWAGPWPVDERWWDPERGKGRTARAQVLIGDDGESRALLLCYRQRRWYVEGVYE, from the coding sequence ATGTCCCGGGTACTGGCCATCTGGTGCATGGACTGGCCCGCCGTGGCGGCGGCAGTGGCGGCCGGGCTGCCGGTGACCGAACCGGTGGCCGTCACTCTGGCGAACCGGGTGGCGGCCTGTTCGGCGTCGGCCCGGGCATCGGGCGTCCGAAGGGGATTGCGGCGCAGGGAGGCTCAGGCCCGCTGCCCCCAATTGCACGTCGCCACCGCCGATCCGGCGCGGGACGCCCGGCATTTCGAGGGGGTGACGGCCGCGGTCGACGAGGTCGTGCCGCGCGCAGAGGTGCTGCGGCCGGGGCTGCTGGTGTTGCCGGTACGTGGCGCGGCCCGGTATTTCGGATCGGAGCAGACCGCGGCTGAACGATTGGTCGACGCGGTGGGTGCGGCGGGGGTCGAATGCCAGGTGGGCATCGCCGACCAGCTGCCCACGGCGGTCTTCGCGGCCCGGGCGGGACGCATTCTCGCGCCGGGTGAGGATGCGCAGTTTCTCGCCGGATTGTCCATCCGGCAGTTGGCCACCGAGCCGAGCCTGTCCGGCGAGGGCCGGGAAGAACTGGCGGACTTGTTGTGGCGCATGGGTATCCGAACCATCGGGCAGTTCGCCGCGCTGTCCCGGACCGACGTGGCGTCCCGGTTCGGTACCGATGCCGTGGTCGCGCACCGGTTTTCGCGGGGTGAACCGGCGCGCCGCCCGTCGGGGCCGGAGACACCGGCGGATCTCGATGCCGTGATGGACTGCGACCCGCCGATCGACCGGGTGGACGCGGCGGCATTCGCCGGACGCTCGTTGGCGGGCCGGTTGCACCGCAGCCTGGAGTCCGCCGGGGTGGGGTGCACTCGGCTGGCCATCGATGCGGTGACCGCCAACGGTGAGGAACTGCAACGGGTCTGGCGGTGCGCCGAGCCGCTGACCGAGGACGCCACTGCGGACCGGGTGCGGTGGCAGCTGGACGGCTGGCTGACCAGGCGGGGACTGGGCGGGGCCGGACCCACCGGGCCCATCACGGTGTTGCGGCTGCATCCGGTCGAGGTGGTCTCGGCCGCCGCGCTGCAGTTGCCGTTGTGGGGATCTTCCGGAGATGACGACCGGATGCGCGCTCGGCGGGCGCTGGTGCGGGTCCAGGGTCTGCTCGGGCCGGAGGCGGTGCAGGTGCCGGTGCTCAGTGGTGGGCGGGGGCCGGCCGAGCGCATCACGCTGACCCCGCTGGGGGATGAGGTGGTGCCGTTGAACGATCCGACCCAGCCGTGGCCGGGGCGACTGCCGGAGCCGGCTCCGGTGGTCCTGCTGGATGATCCGGTGGAACTTGTTGACGTACGCGGTGATTCGGTTCGGGTGACGGACAGGGGCATGTTCTCCACCGATCCGGTGGGGCTGACGGGTTCGGGGTATCGCGGGGCGCTGCGCTGGTGGGCGGGGCCGTGGCCGGTCGACGAACGCTGGTGGGACCCGGAGCGGGGGAAGGGCCGCACGGCACGGGCTCAGGTGTTGATCGGGGACGACGGGGAGAGTCGTGCGCTGCTGCTGTGCTACCGGCAGCGGCGGTGGTACGTGGAGGGGGTTTATGAATAG